A region from the Gemmatimonadaceae bacterium genome encodes:
- the lspA gene encoding signal peptidase II produces the protein MKVIVALPVVLGIVILDLITKAVAVAVLAPSGMPNPVFGEWFRFALVYNPGAAFGLHLGQYSRWIFMALTAGALVILWRLYREAEDTDFRRVLAVSLVAAGAIGNVIDRIRSDLGVVDFIDVGIGANRWPTFNVADIAVTTGAFLLAWVLWGDDRQAALAATSPGAGSSDSSDRTA, from the coding sequence GTGAAGGTCATTGTCGCCCTGCCGGTGGTGCTTGGCATCGTCATTCTCGACCTCATCACGAAGGCGGTCGCGGTGGCGGTGCTGGCGCCGTCGGGGATGCCGAACCCGGTGTTCGGCGAGTGGTTCCGCTTCGCGCTGGTCTACAATCCAGGCGCGGCCTTTGGGCTGCACCTGGGGCAGTACTCGCGCTGGATCTTCATGGCGCTCACCGCCGGCGCGCTCGTGATTCTGTGGCGCCTCTATCGGGAGGCGGAGGATACCGACTTCCGACGCGTACTCGCGGTCTCGCTGGTCGCGGCGGGCGCCATCGGCAACGTGATCGACCGCATCCGGTCCGATCTCGGCGTCGTGGACTTCATCGACGTGGGCATCGGCGCGAACCGGTGGCCCACCTTCAACGTGGCCGACATCGCCGTGACCACGGGCGCGTTTCTGCTCGCCTGGGTGCTCTGGGGTGACGACCGGCAGGCGGCCCTGGCGGCGACGTCGCCCGGCGCCGGCTCTTCTGATTCGAGTGACCGCACGGCATGA
- a CDS encoding DivIVA domain-containing protein, with the protein MADGGFHLTALDVRRYDFGNALRGYDRARVDQFREQVAEELERLTRQLQELETEARVAREQLKGFQERDKAINEALVSAQQLRAEIREQAEREAQLLLREAQAESEKQMTAVRDEIRRAEEELQSLWRTRRAFLAQLRHQLERQLTELNSAESEPVPTIVTPRASGALNVTDPAAVAKEVRELPPRPALPTPSWLDIVEDDAK; encoded by the coding sequence ATGGCTGACGGCGGCTTTCACCTGACCGCGCTGGATGTTCGGCGCTACGACTTCGGCAACGCGCTGCGGGGCTACGATCGCGCGCGCGTCGATCAGTTCCGCGAGCAGGTGGCGGAGGAGCTGGAGCGGCTGACGCGCCAGTTGCAGGAGCTCGAAACCGAAGCCCGCGTGGCGCGCGAGCAGCTCAAGGGCTTTCAGGAGCGCGACAAGGCCATCAACGAAGCGCTGGTCAGCGCGCAGCAGTTGCGCGCGGAAATTCGTGAGCAGGCGGAACGCGAAGCCCAGCTCCTCCTGCGCGAGGCGCAAGCGGAGTCCGAGAAGCAGATGACCGCCGTGCGCGACGAGATTCGCCGGGCGGAAGAAGAGCTGCAGTCGCTCTGGCGGACGCGCCGCGCGTTTCTCGCGCAGCTGCGTCATCAGCTCGAGCGCCAGCTCACCGAACTGAACTCGGCCGAATCGGAACCGGTGCCGACCATTGTCACCCCGCGTGCCTCGGGCGCGCTCAACGTGACCGATCCGGCCGCCGTCGCCAAGGAAGTGCGCGAGCTGCCTCCCCGGCCGGCGCTACCGACGCCGTCCTGGCTCGACATCGTGGAGGATGACGCCAAGTGA
- a CDS encoding RluA family pseudouridine synthase: MTSGDDLRGGGAEGRSLRFAGADADIGERLDLLVARRAELSRTQAATLIANGHVTVSGRREKASYRVEAGDDIAVVIPTPPGREIVPEQIPLDIVYEDEHLLVVDKAAGMVVHPAPGNWTGTLVNALIGRGEPLAEGGGEERAGLVHRLDKDTSGLLVVAKTDASHRILSTALAARQVTRRYVAVSWGHLKDDHLTVDAPLARDPRDRTRMAVVQTGKAARTDFVRLARFDSVDLLRAHLHSGRTHQIRVHLASVGHPVIGDDTYGGGGGRKLAALPPRRHFLHAAWLRFKHPVSGALVDLRSPLPPDLRQSLAVLSAMPELASHQDPLDVFGFYQAD; this comes from the coding sequence ATGACAAGCGGCGATGACCTTCGCGGCGGGGGCGCGGAGGGGCGGTCGCTGCGCTTCGCTGGCGCGGACGCGGACATCGGCGAGCGGTTGGACCTTCTCGTGGCGCGGCGCGCCGAGCTGTCGCGTACGCAGGCGGCGACGCTCATTGCGAACGGCCACGTGACGGTGAGCGGGCGGCGCGAGAAAGCGTCGTACCGCGTCGAAGCGGGCGATGACATCGCGGTGGTGATTCCGACGCCGCCCGGGCGGGAGATCGTGCCGGAGCAGATTCCGCTCGATATCGTCTACGAAGACGAGCATCTGCTGGTCGTGGACAAGGCGGCGGGCATGGTGGTGCACCCGGCGCCGGGGAACTGGACCGGCACGCTGGTGAATGCGCTCATCGGGCGCGGAGAGCCGCTGGCCGAAGGCGGGGGCGAGGAGCGGGCCGGGCTGGTGCACCGGCTCGACAAGGACACGAGCGGGCTGCTCGTGGTGGCCAAGACCGATGCCTCGCACCGGATCCTGAGCACGGCGCTCGCGGCGCGGCAGGTCACGCGCCGTTACGTGGCGGTCTCGTGGGGTCACCTCAAGGACGACCATCTCACCGTGGATGCGCCGCTGGCCCGTGACCCCCGAGACCGGACGCGCATGGCAGTCGTCCAGACGGGGAAGGCCGCACGAACGGATTTCGTGCGACTGGCCCGCTTCGACAGTGTGGACCTGCTGCGCGCGCACCTCCATTCGGGGCGCACGCATCAGATCCGCGTGCATCTGGCGAGCGTGGGCCATCCCGTCATTGGGGATGACACCTATGGCGGGGGCGGGGGGCGCAAGTTGGCCGCGCTGCCTCCGCGTCGCCATTTCCTGCATGCGGCCTGGCTCCGCTTCAAGCACCCGGTCTCGGGTGCCCTCGTGGATCTGCGCTCGCCCCTGCCACCCGACCTGCGGCAGTCGCTCGCGGTCCTGAGTGCGATGCCGGAGCTCGCCTCGCACCAGGACCCGCTCGATGTCTTCGGATTCTACCAGGCCGACTAG
- a CDS encoding YggS family pyridoxal phosphate-dependent enzyme, with product MPISDPVATAVREAVLEVRERIAAARARGGHGQDVTLVAVTKTHGPEAVEAAWAAGVTDVGENKVQEAEGKMALVTAPVRWHLIGHLQRNKAKHALAFSLVHSLDSERLASALHDAAVAKGAVLDVLLQVNVSGEATKGGIAPADVPAVAERLHGLPQLRVRGAMTMAPFEATETELRQVFRGARQMRDALRAAGHPAEWLSMGMSGDYEIAVEEGATHVRLGTVLFGSRT from the coding sequence ATGCCAATTTCCGACCCTGTTGCGACTGCAGTTCGTGAGGCCGTTCTCGAGGTGCGGGAACGCATCGCGGCGGCTCGCGCACGGGGGGGCCACGGGCAGGACGTGACGTTGGTGGCGGTGACCAAAACGCACGGGCCCGAGGCCGTGGAAGCGGCCTGGGCGGCAGGTGTCACCGACGTTGGCGAGAACAAGGTGCAGGAAGCCGAGGGCAAGATGGCGCTCGTCACGGCACCGGTTCGCTGGCATCTCATCGGTCATCTGCAGCGCAACAAGGCCAAGCACGCCCTCGCCTTCTCCCTGGTCCACAGCCTCGACAGCGAGCGCTTGGCCAGCGCGCTGCACGATGCCGCGGTGGCCAAGGGCGCGGTGCTCGACGTGCTGCTGCAGGTCAACGTGAGTGGGGAAGCCACGAAGGGCGGCATCGCGCCCGCCGATGTCCCGGCGGTCGCGGAGCGGTTGCATGGCCTGCCACAGCTGCGGGTGCGTGGGGCCATGACGATGGCGCCATTCGAGGCCACCGAGACGGAGCTCCGGCAAGTGTTCCGCGGGGCGCGACAGATGCGCGACGCACTCCGTGCGGCGGGGCATCCGGCGGAGTGGTTGAGCATGGGAATGTCGGGCGATTACGAGATCGCCGTGGAAGAAGGGGCGACGCACGTGCGCCTGGGGACCGTGCTGTTCGGCAGTCGAACCTGA
- the ileS gene encoding isoleucine--tRNA ligase has protein sequence MTAPQDTVRYPLLADTTADDLERGVLARWESEQLFEQTLHAHAGAKPFVFFEGPPTANGRPGIHHVFARTIKDLFCRHRAMQGYYVPRKAGWDTHGLPVEIEVEKELQREEAERRGVDPSEIAKLGGKQLIEQVGVAEFNRRCRESVWKYRGEWEDLSKRIGYWLNYGDPYVTYEHDFVESEWWALKTMFDKGLLFKGHKILPYCARCGTALSSHEVAQGYEDVEDPSVYVALDLLDADGNAPAMRQRILVWTTTPWTLVSNTALAVHPGLTYAELRKKTGAEWTIVLAEARVPGVLGGDWADRWDVVRTMSGRDLVGRRYRRPLDWVAYPEEGQHEIIVPEEFVSAEDGSGVVHMAPAFGADDYAAGQRHGLAFVQPVNARGEFVEGVPEVAGMFVKKADPRIIEVLKERDVLWKASQFTHAYPHCWRCGTPLLYYARGSWFVRTTAVRDALLQRNSLVNWNPSEIGTGRFGEWLANNVDWAISRDRYWGTPLPVWINDADPSEMEVIGSYAELAAKVGRALPDDFDPHKPHIDAYTWPAPSGTGTMRRVPEVIDTWFDSGSMSFAQWHYPFENQDKVAAQFPADFICEGVDQTRGWFYSLIAVATTLGDALPNNGDNQAAPYRNVVVNDLVLDAQGQKMSKSRGNVVSPWDVMQRHGADAVRLFLVASSQVWVPRRFDENAIRETAGRFLLTFRNVYNGIFAQYANFGWAPSAQDPAVAERPALDRWILSRLSRVEQDVNASLDAYDATGAARRVMQFMDDDVSKWYVRQSRARFYEVDGADNRAAFATLHEVLTVVCRLLAPFAPFITDEVHRALTGTSVHLAPYTRPTPTPVDVTLEAAMDDIRTLTGLGHAARDVADVKVRQPLPAMQCVVPGDPTPVAALGALLASELNVKRVEFVTSTDNLVSLEAKANFRVLGKKFGKETPLVAEAVPTMDADRLRRLAAGESVTIEVGGVERLIAPEDVAIIRRASGAAVVQENGGYGVALDPTITPELRAEGLAREVISRIQRLRKEAGLAVSDRIVVAVAGDEELEGAVAAHRQHIASEVLAERLLLGGEAGASFAGTGDSGPWTVTQAGDVDGRALRLALTKEGS, from the coding sequence ATGACCGCACCGCAGGATACCGTCCGTTACCCGTTGCTCGCCGATACCACCGCCGATGATCTCGAGCGGGGGGTGCTGGCGCGTTGGGAGTCCGAGCAGCTCTTCGAGCAGACGCTGCATGCGCACGCCGGCGCCAAGCCGTTCGTGTTCTTCGAGGGGCCGCCGACGGCCAACGGCCGTCCGGGTATTCACCACGTCTTTGCGCGCACCATCAAGGACCTCTTCTGCCGCCACCGCGCGATGCAGGGGTACTACGTGCCGCGCAAGGCCGGCTGGGACACGCACGGCCTGCCGGTCGAGATCGAGGTCGAGAAGGAGCTGCAGCGCGAGGAAGCGGAGCGCCGTGGCGTCGATCCCAGCGAGATCGCCAAGCTCGGCGGCAAGCAGCTCATCGAACAGGTGGGCGTGGCGGAGTTCAATCGCCGCTGCCGCGAGAGCGTGTGGAAGTATCGCGGCGAGTGGGAAGACCTCTCCAAGCGCATCGGCTACTGGCTCAACTACGGCGACCCATACGTCACCTACGAGCACGACTTCGTGGAGAGCGAGTGGTGGGCGCTCAAGACGATGTTCGACAAGGGCCTGCTCTTCAAAGGCCACAAGATTCTTCCGTACTGCGCGCGCTGCGGCACGGCGCTTTCTAGCCACGAAGTGGCGCAGGGCTACGAGGATGTGGAAGATCCGAGCGTCTACGTGGCGCTCGATCTGCTCGACGCCGATGGCAACGCACCGGCGATGCGGCAGCGCATCCTGGTGTGGACGACCACGCCGTGGACGCTCGTGTCGAACACGGCGCTCGCGGTGCATCCCGGTCTGACGTACGCCGAGCTGCGCAAGAAGACCGGCGCCGAGTGGACGATCGTCCTCGCGGAAGCGCGCGTGCCCGGAGTGCTCGGCGGCGACTGGGCCGATCGCTGGGATGTGGTACGCACGATGAGTGGGCGGGACCTGGTGGGCCGTCGCTATCGTCGCCCCCTCGACTGGGTGGCGTATCCGGAAGAGGGCCAGCACGAGATCATCGTCCCCGAAGAGTTCGTATCGGCCGAGGATGGCTCGGGGGTGGTGCACATGGCGCCGGCGTTCGGTGCCGACGACTACGCGGCCGGCCAGCGGCATGGTCTCGCGTTCGTGCAGCCGGTCAACGCGCGCGGCGAGTTCGTCGAGGGCGTCCCCGAAGTGGCGGGGATGTTCGTGAAGAAGGCCGATCCGCGCATCATCGAGGTGCTCAAGGAACGCGATGTGCTCTGGAAGGCGTCGCAGTTCACGCACGCCTATCCGCACTGCTGGCGGTGCGGGACGCCGCTGCTCTACTACGCGCGCGGCTCGTGGTTCGTGCGCACCACGGCGGTGCGCGACGCGCTGCTGCAGCGCAACAGCCTGGTGAACTGGAACCCGAGTGAGATCGGCACCGGTCGCTTTGGCGAGTGGCTCGCCAACAACGTGGACTGGGCCATCTCTCGCGATCGCTATTGGGGCACGCCGCTGCCGGTGTGGATCAACGATGCCGATCCGTCGGAGATGGAGGTCATCGGCAGTTACGCGGAGCTCGCCGCCAAGGTCGGCCGCGCGCTCCCCGACGACTTCGATCCGCACAAGCCGCACATCGACGCGTACACGTGGCCGGCCCCCAGTGGCACCGGCACCATGCGTCGCGTGCCGGAGGTCATCGACACCTGGTTCGACTCGGGGTCGATGAGCTTTGCGCAGTGGCACTACCCGTTTGAAAACCAGGACAAGGTCGCCGCGCAGTTCCCGGCCGACTTCATCTGCGAAGGCGTCGATCAGACGCGCGGCTGGTTCTACTCGCTCATCGCGGTGGCCACCACGCTGGGCGATGCGCTGCCGAACAACGGCGACAATCAGGCCGCGCCGTATCGCAATGTCGTGGTGAACGATCTCGTGCTCGACGCGCAGGGGCAGAAGATGTCCAAGTCGCGTGGCAACGTGGTCAGCCCGTGGGATGTCATGCAGCGCCATGGCGCCGATGCGGTGCGGCTCTTCCTCGTGGCGTCCAGCCAGGTGTGGGTGCCACGCCGCTTCGATGAGAACGCCATCCGCGAAACGGCGGGGCGCTTCCTGCTCACGTTCCGCAACGTCTATAACGGCATCTTCGCGCAGTATGCCAACTTCGGCTGGGCGCCCAGCGCGCAGGATCCGGCCGTGGCCGAGCGTCCCGCGCTCGACCGGTGGATCCTGTCGCGGCTGTCGCGGGTTGAACAGGACGTGAACGCCTCGCTCGACGCCTACGACGCCACCGGCGCCGCGCGGCGCGTGATGCAGTTCATGGATGACGACGTCTCGAAGTGGTATGTGCGCCAGAGCCGGGCGCGCTTCTACGAGGTGGACGGCGCCGACAACCGGGCGGCCTTTGCCACGCTGCACGAGGTGCTCACGGTCGTGTGCCGGCTGCTCGCGCCGTTCGCGCCGTTCATCACCGATGAGGTGCACCGCGCGCTCACCGGCACCTCGGTGCACTTGGCGCCGTACACCCGGCCCACGCCGACGCCGGTCGATGTCACGCTCGAGGCCGCCATGGACGACATCCGGACGCTGACCGGGCTCGGACATGCCGCACGGGATGTCGCCGACGTGAAGGTCCGCCAGCCGCTCCCGGCCATGCAGTGCGTGGTGCCCGGCGATCCGACACCGGTCGCCGCCCTCGGCGCCCTGCTGGCATCCGAGTTGAACGTGAAGCGCGTGGAGTTTGTCACCTCCACCGACAACCTCGTGTCGCTCGAGGCCAAGGCCAATTTCCGCGTGCTGGGCAAGAAGTTCGGGAAGGAGACCCCCCTGGTGGCCGAGGCCGTGCCCACCATGGATGCCGACCGGCTGCGCCGGCTGGCGGCCGGGGAGTCGGTCACGATCGAGGTGGGCGGGGTCGAGCGCTTGATTGCCCCCGAGGACGTCGCCATCATCCGGCGCGCCTCGGGCGCCGCCGTGGTGCAGGAAAACGGCGGCTACGGGGTCGCGCTGGATCCCACCATTACGCCGGAATTGCGGGCGGAAGGGCTGGCCCGCGAGGTCATCAGCCGCATCCAGCGGCTGCGCAAGGAAGCCGGCCTCGCCGTCAGCGACCGCATCGTGGTCGCGGTGGCAGGTGACGAGGAGCTGGAGGGCGCGGTCGCCGCGCATCGCCAGCACATCGCCAGTGAAGTGCTCGCCGAGCGGTTGCTGCTCGGTGGGGAAGCAGGGGCCTCCTTCGCCGGTACCGGCGACAGCGGCCCGTGGACCGTAACGCAGGCAGGGGACGTCGATGGACGCGCCCTGCGCCTCGCGCTCACCAAGGAAGGGTCGTGA
- a CDS encoding purine-nucleoside phosphorylase, translating into MHARERIEACAQAIRARFAKPVDVAIILGTGLGGLAEEIQVEQVIDYGELPNFPLSTVESHKGRLLCGTLGGKTVVAMQGRFHRYEGYTLQQVTFPVRVLRALGAETLIVSNACGGMHPLWQPGDLMLIADHINLLGDNPLIGPNDETLGPRFPDMSEPYDTTLRRHAREAAQAAGVPLREGVYVAVQGPNLETRAEYRFLRGIGADVVGMSTVPEVIVAVHGGMRVLGLSIITDQCLPDALEPASLDQIIGVARRAEPGLSAVVKGVLARL; encoded by the coding sequence CTGCATGCGCGCGAGCGTATCGAAGCGTGCGCGCAGGCGATTCGCGCCCGCTTCGCCAAACCGGTCGATGTGGCGATCATCCTCGGCACCGGCCTCGGTGGCCTCGCCGAAGAGATCCAGGTCGAGCAGGTCATCGACTACGGGGAGTTGCCCAACTTCCCGCTGTCCACCGTGGAGTCGCACAAGGGGCGGCTGCTCTGCGGCACGCTCGGTGGCAAGACGGTTGTGGCGATGCAGGGGCGCTTTCACCGCTACGAAGGCTACACGCTGCAGCAGGTCACCTTCCCGGTGCGCGTGCTGCGGGCGCTCGGCGCTGAGACGCTGATCGTGAGCAATGCCTGTGGGGGCATGCACCCGCTGTGGCAGCCCGGTGATCTCATGCTCATCGCCGATCACATCAACCTGCTGGGCGACAACCCGCTCATCGGGCCGAACGACGAAACGCTCGGGCCGCGCTTCCCCGACATGAGCGAGCCGTACGACACCACGTTGCGCCGCCATGCCCGCGAGGCCGCGCAGGCGGCCGGCGTGCCGCTGCGCGAGGGCGTGTATGTGGCGGTGCAGGGGCCCAACCTCGAAACGCGTGCCGAGTACCGGTTCCTGCGCGGTATCGGTGCCGATGTCGTGGGGATGTCCACGGTGCCCGAAGTGATCGTGGCGGTGCACGGCGGCATGCGTGTGCTGGGGCTCTCCATCATCACCGACCAGTGCCTGCCGGACGCCCTCGAGCCGGCCAGCCTCGATCAGATCATCGGCGTGGCGCGCCGCGCTGAACCCGGCCTGAGTGCCGTGGTGAAGGGCGTGCTGGCGCGCCTGTAA
- a CDS encoding TraR/DksA C4-type zinc finger protein: protein MAESKTASTKDAKKPKPMPKKQLQHFEKRLLEERKRVLKELGHHAETIGPNGEVNDGDNSAYSFHMADQGTDAMEREKAFLFASKEGRFLWHIDQALRRLYKAPETFGKCHQCGEDIAFERLDALPNARYCIACKQREEDTKKG from the coding sequence ATGGCCGAATCGAAGACGGCGTCCACCAAGGACGCGAAGAAGCCGAAGCCGATGCCCAAGAAGCAGCTGCAGCATTTCGAAAAGCGGCTGCTGGAGGAGCGCAAGCGGGTGCTCAAGGAGCTCGGCCATCACGCCGAAACGATCGGCCCGAATGGCGAAGTGAACGACGGCGACAACAGCGCCTACTCGTTCCACATGGCCGATCAGGGGACCGACGCGATGGAGCGCGAGAAGGCGTTCCTCTTCGCCTCGAAGGAAGGGCGCTTCCTGTGGCACATCGATCAGGCGCTGCGTCGCCTGTACAAGGCGCCGGAAACGTTCGGCAAGTGCCACCAGTGTGGCGAAGACATCGCGTTCGAGCGCCTCGACGCGCTGCCGAATGCGCGCTACTGCATCGCGTGCAAGCAGCGCGAGGAAGACACCAAGAAGGGCTGA
- the lspA gene encoding signal peptidase II, with protein MTAMNPHARAATASAVINDVPVAASQPRFWIIVAVVIAADFVSKLLAMEYLAPRHIPHRIIGDVVRFTLAFNPGAAFGMHLGPASRWIFATLSVIIVAVLIKATLDLTRISKIAAFGVPVVVGGAIGNLLDRIRLRDGVVDFIDIGIGDVRFWTFNVADTAVTIGAACLVIALWQQDLAQTRESAEMNDKRR; from the coding sequence ATGACGGCCATGAACCCCCACGCGCGCGCGGCCACCGCGAGCGCGGTCATCAACGATGTGCCGGTCGCGGCGTCCCAGCCGCGCTTCTGGATCATCGTGGCCGTGGTGATCGCCGCGGACTTCGTGAGCAAGCTGCTGGCGATGGAGTATCTCGCGCCGCGGCACATCCCGCACCGCATCATCGGTGACGTCGTGCGCTTCACGCTGGCGTTCAATCCCGGTGCGGCGTTCGGCATGCACCTGGGGCCGGCATCGCGGTGGATCTTCGCCACGCTCAGCGTGATCATCGTGGCGGTACTCATCAAGGCCACGCTGGACCTGACGCGCATCTCGAAGATTGCCGCGTTCGGCGTGCCGGTGGTGGTGGGGGGCGCGATCGGCAACCTCCTCGACCGCATCCGCCTGCGCGACGGCGTGGTGGACTTCATCGACATCGGCATCGGTGACGTGCGCTTCTGGACGTTCAATGTGGCCGATACCGCGGTCACGATCGGCGCGGCGTGTCTGGTCATCGCGCTCTGGCAGCAGGATTTGGCGCAGACGCGCGAGAGTGCGGAGATGAATGACAAGCGGCGATGA
- a CDS encoding DUF2723 domain-containing protein — MKRRPRFHVPTPIVAALVATMVLLGTYLATAAPDLTFWDASEFIAAAHTLGIPHPPGTPVWVLLGKVATLLFSQTTPPRAVTLLSVWAAALTGGLSAWLAARWVGGRGAVVAAVIAGTTYSIWLNATESEVYAVALLVSVAMLAAGEWAGRPDASDTQRERGRALIAFLVGLAVPLHLSVLVALPAAIAFAWGGARPRPRELLAWGALAALGFSAVALLPLFSANGPMMDSGHPVTLRALLAVLRREQYQVAGLWPRLAPLWLQLGNVFQWADWQFAFGAHPFTTPSLARTSVTVVFALLGALGLRALYAHEARVARAMALLLLSGTFGVALWLNMRAGPSFGAGVLPAGATHEARERDYFFVLGFWAWGMLAGVGAASLSLRLRERFPLPVALLPLLVALVPLFANRPVVDRTGEPVATLPRTYARLLLDGMPPNGVLLAGGDNDTFPMWYLQQVEERRPDVTVVTVPLLGAPWYRAELVRRGLLAPEAVAAWPGLSSALASLTIRATQQRRPIRVSTMLDRRDRLAAAPRVGWALEGLVWRADTTLGAGRTGLDLAALRRANGQVPRSALTALPPGGDPAAALVQTLLRCTAVTDLADTLLVSGCGGI, encoded by the coding sequence TTGAAGCGCCGTCCGCGTTTTCACGTCCCAACCCCCATCGTCGCCGCACTCGTGGCGACGATGGTGCTTTTGGGCACCTATCTCGCCACCGCCGCTCCCGATCTCACGTTCTGGGACGCGTCGGAGTTCATTGCCGCCGCGCACACCCTCGGCATTCCGCATCCGCCGGGAACGCCGGTGTGGGTGCTGCTGGGCAAAGTGGCGACGCTCCTCTTCAGTCAGACGACGCCGCCGCGCGCGGTGACACTGCTGTCGGTGTGGGCCGCGGCGCTCACCGGCGGTCTGAGTGCGTGGCTTGCGGCCCGCTGGGTTGGCGGACGCGGGGCCGTGGTCGCGGCGGTCATTGCCGGCACCACCTACAGCATCTGGCTCAATGCCACCGAGAGCGAGGTCTACGCGGTGGCGCTCCTCGTGAGCGTCGCCATGCTCGCGGCGGGCGAGTGGGCCGGGCGACCCGATGCCAGCGACACACAGCGCGAGCGCGGCCGCGCGCTCATCGCCTTTCTCGTGGGGCTCGCGGTCCCGCTGCATCTGTCGGTGCTGGTGGCGCTCCCCGCCGCCATCGCCTTCGCCTGGGGTGGAGCGCGGCCGCGCCCGCGCGAGCTGCTCGCATGGGGCGCCCTCGCGGCGCTCGGCTTTTCGGCGGTGGCGCTTCTACCGCTCTTCTCGGCGAACGGGCCGATGATGGACTCGGGGCACCCGGTCACGCTGCGGGCCCTCCTCGCGGTGCTGCGCCGCGAGCAGTATCAGGTGGCCGGCCTCTGGCCGCGCCTGGCGCCGCTCTGGCTGCAGTTGGGGAACGTCTTTCAGTGGGCCGACTGGCAATTTGCCTTTGGCGCGCATCCGTTCACGACCCCGTCGCTGGCCCGCACGAGCGTGACGGTCGTCTTCGCCCTGCTGGGCGCACTCGGGCTGCGGGCGCTGTACGCGCATGAGGCGCGTGTGGCGCGCGCGATGGCGCTCCTGCTGCTCAGCGGCACGTTCGGGGTGGCGCTGTGGCTCAACATGCGGGCGGGGCCAAGCTTCGGCGCGGGCGTGCTGCCGGCCGGGGCAACGCACGAGGCCCGTGAACGCGATTACTTCTTCGTCCTTGGCTTCTGGGCCTGGGGGATGCTCGCCGGCGTCGGAGCGGCCTCGTTGTCGTTGCGACTGCGTGAACGCTTCCCGCTGCCGGTCGCGCTGCTGCCGCTGCTCGTCGCGCTCGTCCCCCTCTTCGCGAATCGACCGGTGGTCGATCGCACCGGTGAACCGGTCGCCACGCTGCCGCGCACCTATGCCCGGCTGCTGCTCGATGGGATGCCGCCCAACGGCGTGCTGCTGGCCGGGGGCGACAATGACACGTTCCCCATGTGGTACCTGCAGCAGGTGGAGGAGCGGCGCCCCGATGTCACGGTCGTGACGGTCCCGCTGCTCGGCGCACCGTGGTATCGCGCGGAGCTGGTGCGACGCGGGCTGTTGGCGCCGGAAGCCGTGGCGGCGTGGCCTGGCCTGAGCTCGGCGCTCGCGTCGCTCACCATCCGGGCCACTCAGCAGCGGCGCCCGATCCGGGTAAGCACCATGCTGGATCGGCGCGACCGACTGGCCGCGGCGCCGCGCGTGGGGTGGGCACTCGAGGGACTCGTCTGGCGCGCCGACACCACGCTCGGCGCCGGCCGTACGGGGCTCGACCTTGCCGCGCTTCGGCGAGCGAACGGGCAGGTCCCGCGCTCCGCGCTCACGGCGCTTCCGCCGGGCGGGGATCCCGCCGCGGCGCTCGTGCAAACCCTGCTGCGTTGCACCGCCGTGACGGACCTCGCAGATACTCTCCTTGTGTCGGGGTGCGGAGGGATCTAA